The following are from one region of the Variovorax sp. V213 genome:
- a CDS encoding CaiB/BaiF CoA transferase family protein gives MSVNTQEKRLPLTGIRVVEFTHMVMGPTCGMVLADLGAEVIKVEPIDGDRTRHLLGAGAGFFPMFNRNKKSIALDLRHPQGLEAALRLCATADVVAQNFRPGTMEKYGLGHAALSKLNPRLVYVNHTGFLPGPYEHRTALDEVVQMMGGLAYMTGRPGDPLRAGTSVNDIMGGMFGAIGAMAALMQRAQTGKGQEVQSALFENNVFLVGQHMLQYAITGQAAAPMPERISAWALYDVFTVKDGEQIFLAAVSDAQWTVFCDALGFDDLKADPALRTNNDRVRLRPTLLADLRKRLADRPAAELSAIFEARGLPFAPIVRPEDLYEDPHLKATGGLADIRLPDGERAGQTAQTTLFPITLGGQRLGVRLDPPTLGEHTRELLAELGYAESQMAAMQAESAVA, from the coding sequence ATGAGCGTGAACACCCAGGAAAAACGCCTGCCGCTCACCGGCATCCGCGTGGTCGAGTTCACGCACATGGTGATGGGGCCGACCTGCGGCATGGTGCTGGCCGACCTGGGCGCGGAGGTCATCAAGGTCGAGCCGATCGACGGCGACCGCACGCGGCACCTGCTGGGCGCGGGTGCCGGTTTCTTCCCGATGTTCAACCGCAACAAGAAGAGCATCGCGCTCGACCTGCGCCACCCGCAGGGGCTCGAAGCGGCGTTGCGCCTGTGCGCCACGGCCGACGTGGTGGCGCAGAATTTCAGGCCCGGCACCATGGAGAAATACGGGCTCGGCCATGCCGCGCTCAGCAAGCTCAATCCGCGCCTGGTGTATGTGAACCACACCGGCTTCCTGCCCGGCCCCTACGAGCATCGCACCGCGCTCGACGAGGTGGTGCAGATGATGGGAGGCCTGGCCTACATGACGGGCCGGCCCGGCGATCCGCTGCGCGCGGGCACCAGCGTGAACGACATCATGGGCGGCATGTTCGGTGCCATCGGCGCCATGGCCGCACTGATGCAGCGCGCCCAGACCGGCAAGGGGCAGGAGGTGCAGTCCGCGCTGTTCGAGAACAACGTGTTCCTGGTCGGCCAGCACATGCTGCAATACGCCATCACCGGCCAGGCAGCGGCGCCGATGCCCGAGCGCATCTCGGCCTGGGCGCTGTACGACGTGTTCACGGTGAAGGATGGCGAGCAGATCTTCCTGGCCGCGGTGAGCGATGCGCAATGGACGGTGTTCTGCGACGCCCTGGGCTTCGACGACCTGAAGGCCGACCCTGCCTTGCGCACCAACAACGACAGGGTGCGCCTGCGGCCTACGCTGCTGGCGGACCTGCGCAAGCGGCTGGCCGACCGCCCGGCCGCCGAGTTGTCGGCGATCTTCGAGGCGCGCGGGCTGCCTTTCGCGCCCATCGTGCGGCCCGAAGACCTCTACGAGGATCCGCACCTGAAAGCGACCGGCGGGCTCGCCGACATCCGCCTGCCCGACGGCGAACGCGCGGGGCAGACGGCGCAGACGACACTGTTCCCGATCACGTTGGGCGGCCAGCGGCTGGGCGTGCGCCTGGACCCGCCCACGCTCGGCGAGCACACGCGCGAACTGCTGGCCGAACTCGGCTATGCGGAGTCGCAGATGGCGGCCATGCAGGCCGAATCGGCCGTTGCCTGA
- a CDS encoding hydroxymethylglutaryl-CoA lyase, giving the protein MNEATVAPAAHAFLPPRAVVREVGLRDGLQSIARTLPTAQKLEWIRGAHAAGQREVEVGSFVPARLLPQLADTAELLAYAKTLPGLFASVLVPNLRGAELAIAGEADLMMVPLSASHAHSLANLRKTPDEVVAEVARIRAARDAAGSKTLIEGGVGTAFGCTIQGHVEISEVLRLMQALLDAGADRVSLADTVGYADPAMVRSLFERARRIAGDRLWCGHFHDTRGLGLANVYAALEVGIARFDACLAGIGGCPHAPGASGNVDTEDLVFMLESMGVGTGVDLPKLLDLRRRVAGWLEGETLQGTVWRAGFPKTFAATAGASA; this is encoded by the coding sequence TTGAACGAAGCCACGGTTGCGCCCGCAGCGCACGCCTTTCTGCCGCCCCGCGCGGTGGTCCGCGAAGTGGGGCTGCGCGACGGCCTGCAGAGCATCGCGAGAACCTTGCCCACCGCGCAAAAGCTCGAATGGATTCGAGGCGCGCATGCCGCCGGCCAGCGTGAGGTCGAAGTCGGCTCCTTCGTGCCCGCGCGCCTGCTGCCGCAGCTGGCCGACACGGCCGAGCTGCTGGCGTACGCGAAGACGCTGCCGGGGCTTTTTGCCTCGGTGCTGGTGCCCAACCTTCGGGGTGCGGAACTTGCCATTGCCGGCGAGGCCGATCTCATGATGGTGCCGCTGTCGGCCAGCCATGCGCACAGCCTTGCCAACCTGCGCAAGACACCCGACGAAGTGGTGGCGGAGGTCGCGCGCATCCGCGCCGCGCGCGATGCCGCGGGCTCCAAGACGCTGATCGAGGGCGGCGTGGGCACGGCGTTCGGTTGCACCATCCAGGGTCACGTAGAGATCAGCGAGGTGCTGCGCTTGATGCAGGCGCTGCTCGACGCCGGTGCCGACCGCGTGAGCCTCGCCGATACCGTCGGCTATGCCGATCCCGCGATGGTTCGCAGCCTGTTCGAGCGCGCAAGGCGCATCGCCGGCGACCGCCTGTGGTGCGGCCATTTCCACGACACGCGCGGCCTCGGGCTCGCGAATGTGTATGCCGCGCTGGAAGTCGGCATCGCGCGCTTCGATGCCTGCCTGGCCGGCATCGGCGGCTGTCCGCATGCGCCCGGCGCCAGCGGCAACGTCGACACCGAAGACCTCGTGTTCATGCTCGAGAGCATGGGTGTCGGCACAGGCGTCGACCTGCCGAAGCTGCTCGACCTGCGCCGGCGCGTGGCTGGGTGGCTGGAAGGCGAGACGCTGCAGGGCACCGTGTGGCGCGCGGGTTTTCCGAAGACCTTCGCGGCGACGGCAGGAGCATCGGCATGA
- a CDS encoding tripartite tricarboxylate transporter substrate binding protein, which yields MHKILPPMTRRAVLGFGASAAALAACPVLAQGSDKPIRFILPISAGSGVDAIVRAASVALGKAFGQPVVVENLPGAGGITGTSALVKAAPDGLTLGMVSNNHVINPAVYKKMPFDAIADVTPISVVGATPLVLVVNPKLPARNVKELVALLRAKPEGYNYASSGNGTIIHLAGEMFMDEAGVKARHIPYKGTGPMVTDMIAGQVEMGVVALPAVQPHIKSGALRAIGLCGPVRSPAAPDIPTIAEQGLPNYAVEGWFAVIGPPKMQAADIQRVHAAVAAAFTSAEVREAMDKQGNIIKLTSPEQAASYFRTEAARYAALVKKANVVLE from the coding sequence ATGCACAAGATTCTTCCCCCGATGACCCGCCGCGCTGTACTGGGCTTCGGTGCCTCCGCTGCGGCGCTGGCGGCTTGCCCGGTGCTCGCGCAGGGCTCCGACAAGCCTATCCGCTTCATCCTGCCGATCAGCGCCGGCTCGGGCGTGGACGCCATCGTGCGCGCGGCCTCGGTTGCGCTCGGCAAGGCCTTCGGCCAGCCGGTGGTGGTCGAGAACCTGCCCGGCGCGGGCGGCATCACCGGTACCTCGGCGCTCGTCAAGGCGGCGCCCGACGGGCTCACGCTGGGCATGGTGTCGAACAACCACGTCATCAACCCGGCGGTGTACAAGAAGATGCCGTTCGACGCCATCGCCGACGTGACGCCGATCAGCGTGGTGGGCGCGACGCCGCTGGTGCTGGTGGTCAATCCGAAGCTGCCCGCCAGGAACGTGAAGGAACTGGTGGCGCTGCTGCGCGCCAAGCCCGAGGGCTACAACTACGCATCGTCGGGCAACGGCACGATCATTCACCTGGCCGGCGAAATGTTCATGGACGAGGCCGGCGTGAAAGCACGGCACATTCCCTACAAGGGTACGGGCCCGATGGTCACCGACATGATCGCGGGCCAGGTCGAGATGGGGGTGGTGGCGCTGCCCGCGGTGCAGCCGCACATCAAGAGCGGCGCGCTGCGCGCCATTGGCCTGTGCGGACCGGTCCGCTCGCCGGCTGCGCCCGATATTCCGACCATTGCGGAGCAGGGGCTGCCCAACTATGCGGTCGAAGGCTGGTTCGCGGTGATCGGCCCGCCGAAGATGCAGGCCGCCGACATCCAGCGCGTGCACGCCGCCGTGGCTGCTGCCTTCACGAGCGCCGAGGTGCGCGAGGCCATGGACAAGCAGGGCAACATCATCAAGCTCACCTCGCCCGAGCAGGCCGCGAGCTACTTCCGCACCGAAGCGGCGCGCTATGCGGCGCTGGTGAAGAAGGCCAATGTGGTGCTGGAGTAG
- a CDS encoding HPP family protein, which yields MTQFSALLTHARAWLPGRTTVDARERMRAVAGAAIGLLITALLCRWMAEAVGVSIWLIAPMGASAVLVFAVPASPLAQPWPVIVGNTLSTLVGIACVRWIPDPAWAAAIAVGAAIGLMFATRSLHPPGGAAALLAVLTHTDHFSAALFPTFTNSLLLVLAGVAYNTFTGRRYPHVQVVRPPSADARFSQSDIDAVLARYNQVLDISRDDLESLIQQTELESYKRRLGTLHCGDIMSRDPVSVEFGTPLQEAWMLMAQRRIKALPVTDRTRRVVGIVTQADFFRLLDLEHHEGIAGKLRDLIRATRTVVSNKPEVVGQIMTRQVRVASADRPVVDLVPLFSEGGHHHIPIIDGERRLAGMITQSDFVRALYRAVGPAA from the coding sequence ATGACACAGTTTTCCGCCCTGTTGACGCATGCGCGTGCCTGGCTGCCGGGCCGCACCACCGTCGATGCGCGCGAACGCATGCGTGCCGTGGCCGGCGCGGCCATCGGGCTGCTGATCACCGCGCTGCTGTGCCGCTGGATGGCCGAAGCGGTGGGCGTCAGCATCTGGCTGATCGCGCCGATGGGCGCAAGCGCGGTGCTGGTGTTTGCCGTGCCCGCAAGCCCGTTGGCGCAGCCCTGGCCGGTCATCGTCGGCAACACGCTGTCCACGCTCGTGGGCATTGCCTGCGTGCGCTGGATACCCGATCCGGCCTGGGCCGCGGCAATTGCCGTAGGTGCGGCCATCGGGCTGATGTTCGCCACGCGCAGCCTGCATCCACCGGGCGGGGCCGCGGCACTGCTCGCCGTGCTCACGCACACCGACCATTTCTCGGCGGCCCTGTTTCCCACCTTCACCAATTCGCTCTTGCTGGTGCTGGCGGGTGTGGCCTACAACACCTTCACGGGCAGGCGCTATCCGCACGTGCAGGTGGTGCGGCCACCATCGGCCGACGCCCGCTTCAGCCAGTCCGACATCGACGCGGTGCTGGCGCGCTACAACCAGGTGCTGGACATCAGCCGCGACGATCTCGAGTCGCTGATCCAGCAGACCGAACTCGAGTCTTACAAGCGGCGACTCGGCACGCTGCATTGCGGCGACATCATGTCGCGTGACCCGGTGTCGGTGGAGTTCGGCACGCCGCTGCAGGAGGCCTGGATGCTGATGGCCCAGCGCCGCATCAAGGCACTGCCCGTCACCGACCGCACGCGCCGCGTGGTCGGCATCGTGACGCAGGCCGACTTCTTCCGCCTGCTCGACCTGGAGCACCACGAAGGCATCGCCGGCAAACTGCGCGACCTGATCCGCGCCACGCGCACCGTGGTCTCGAACAAGCCCGAGGTGGTGGGCCAGATCATGACGCGCCAGGTGCGCGTGGCCAGCGCAGACCGCCCCGTGGTCGACCTGGTGCCGCTTTTTTCGGAAGGCGGGCACCACCACATTCCGATCATCGACGGCGAGCGGCGCCTCGCCGGGATGATCACGCAGTCGGATTTCGTACGCGCGCTCTACCGCGCGGTGGGGCCGGCGGCGTAG